From the Carassius auratus strain Wakin chromosome 36, ASM336829v1, whole genome shotgun sequence genome, the window CAGATAATCACTGAAACAATGGTAAGCAGAAGTTATCTGAACATAAGCAGTGGGCATAGACAGTGTTTTTGCACCAGACGTCTCAAACCTGTTGCATCCAGTCTATTGATGGTGGACACAGCTTCACTGTTGAACATCCAGAAGTGACCATTGTTGCAGGACAGCAAGCAGGGCTTGCATGGGGCCACCACGTGATATCCCACAACATTCCCACTGAATGGGCAGaaagagccagagagagagagtcaaaaaCACCTGATTCAAATGCTTTGTGGGACACAATGAAACAGAACAGCAAATGGCTCAGTGTTAACAATGGACTGAACATTACCAAAACACATTTGATGCCAGCCTACAAGTCTAAATGCAGCAGTGTAAATAAAAAAGgataatacactaccattcaaaagtttagagttggtaatatttttatgtaaaattgtaAAGCTGAATTGCCACCATTCCAATCCTAAGTGTTCAATAAACAttccttattattatcaaagctgaaatgttttgtgctgctatttttattttataaatgttttagtgtAAAAGGGATTTCCACGATTTTTTTCGGACGTATAGAaggttaaattatatttacatgaaatataaatattttataatattatataactgtcacttttgatacatttaatgaatccatgctgaacaaaaatatatataaaaaaaacttactcagattttgaacagtagtatataatatttgtaatacattttattttctgattCCAAACACTATGAGTAAAAACTAAGtgataataaatataaagacCTCTTTACCATTTCAAACAAGCAATATCTCTTAATTTGCATTTGCAGCTTTCAGTGGAATAGCAGCTGGCCACAAAATCAACAGTCCTACatgaagaaaacaacacagactcGTTCATATTAGGCATTGAACACAAAGCATGTGATGATCATGATTATATATGTGAAATCTGATCGCGGAAAGCCTCACCTATTTGGTGGTATGTCGGTTGAGAACAACTCTATTTCCGTGTCAGCCAAAAGTACAGCTTTCATCCCTCTCATACACAGCAGATTGTCACAGTATATACAGTTGACTTGCGTCACACACTTATTCTTGAAATTTGAAGTAGACATTGTTGAGTTGAGATCTTCTCAAGTAAAGCTCTTAACAAAACGCCGGGTCCTGTTGGTTTAAAACGACAATAAAGAGTCAGCACCTGCAGTGAAGGACACAGCAGATGTTTATCTGAGACGACCTGCACCTGTCTGGCTATAGCTAGCTCGAGCCTGTTTGCACCTGTATTACACGTTTGCAGTATCTCCAAGTTAGAGTCTGTTGATCCCAAAAACGGAAAAGCCCTTCAAATTAACAGTATTGATATAAATCACAGTAATTCCTGATCATTTTACTCTTCtgttaaaatatagaaaaactgttattttcttattattatacagCTAAGTTAGCCTGCTAActaaaaagactttttttttttttttttactaagcatACCATAAAACCATTCTTACCTGGTACCGGATATCAGATCGTTCTAGATCTAGACGGCAGAGAAACACATTGTACTACGGTACAATCTCTCAATGGTTACAGCAAGGCTTAGATTGCTAAGCTACGTTTGTTTACGTCCGCGTCAAAGCGGATATACGCTTCCTGAAAGATTTTCAAACAGTCCGATCTCTAACGTTGATTGGTGCCAAATTACCATATCTCACACATGATTGGTCAGCTCAGATTCCATGGGTGATTGGTTGCAGTGACTTTGCGCAAACCACAAAACCACTAGGGAGGGGCAGTCCAACTCGATTCTGcaaatcggttcttttgaacgaGTTGTTTCAAAGATTTGGTTCACAAGAGGTTCTGTGATTCTATTATCACGTGGTCACTGACATCCCGTTGTGGTAGATTGTTTATTCCAAAAATGCAATTTGTAGGCACATGTTGTTGTATATTACGTTTATtttgattcattattattattaaggatgTTTATTTTGATGCCATGTGTTCCAGTTTAGTTTGCTGAAGCATTTCAgctcatcagaatcagaatcagaaagcacctaaaacctaaacaaaaattattcttgAGTACATTTAGCTTTTAGTGaggatacacaaatgcatcatatgaaaagtattttttgtcACATCCGATGAACGCAGACATTATCATCACCTTTCAAGCAAAACATAATTTGCACTTAGTTCGCACAGGTTGTTTGACCGACTCGTGAATTAGTCAATGAATCGTTCAGTTCgatttgtaaatgaataatttttcaGACCGGCCGGTTTTTGAAccgattcattgaaaagatccgaCTCGCAAGGATTAATTCACGAATCAGACATcgctagaaaaataaaaaaataaaataaaaaatgaaataaaaataaaataaaaataataaaaaatacataaaatattttctgatgATTATTACATGTTTTATTGTGAAGACAAGGAcgacataaataaaaatgaaaaaataaaacaaataaaaataacccaaaaattaaaaaaaagaggatTTAAAATTGCGGTTTGTGAATTTCACTCAAGCCTTTAAAATATCCGACATGGCCTTATGAGATAAAATAGTATTAATGCCTCAGAAATCTATCTTTTGGCAGTTTGATAGATTcacgcatagacagtaaaagcaaGGATTCAAGTCGTGTTCGCATGTTGTGACCGGTTGTGACCAATGACAATAGAGGGGGGTTGTTCTTTCTCTTCCATGAAAAGAGGCGGGGTTTGAGTTTGGGAAAATTCAGAGAAAAAGCGTAACTAGTCAGGAGGGAGAAATCTGGTATATCAAACTCGATTTTAAACATGGAAATCGtcttttaaggtaagtggtttaCAGATTCAATGGCACAGTATATGATTGGGCACGAGAAACCTCCGCAATCGTCCGGATGAAATGCAGGAATCTCCTAAAGGAAAGCCCTGAACTATTCAGACAGTAACCAGGGGCCTCTGCTTTTCACATCACGTTAACTTACTCGACAGACTGCCTCTTGTTGCTCATAGCCTCTTTCATTTTAGGACTGGAGATTTAAAGTCCTCAACATCCCTGCAGTCTACAAGATTGGCAGCTTCTATTTAAACGCGTTTTACATTTTATGACAGCGTTAAAGTAAAGTACTCTTAACCTCATCTTTCCATTTGACCAAAATACTTGACACATTTGTTTCAGGGTTTTCTTATCCTATGGCAAAATTGAAGTTGTCAtgattgtacattttaattttctttaatcgtcttaaaaaaaatcataatatcatACCTAAACATTGTAAAGAGGAGCGTCGATGGGGTTGAACGTCTGTTTTGAACAAATGAAAGAAATCGAAAATAGTTTGAGGAAGTTTACTGGAAGGAAGTAGCCTTTAGAAATCTGATCCAGTgaacttgtttgtttgtgtgcagtgTGATGCTGGGAAGTCTAATTCATGCCTTCATCATCCTGCCCCGAGAAGACtctagcctctctctctctctcacacatctgACCGCTGGAGGAAGGCGCAAACTTTGGAAGGCGCTGCGTCTTGTCGCTCGTGTCCAGTGTGAGTGAACGGTGCGATGAAACTATTCTTTTTTGGCTTCACTCCTCGCGTGCTGTCACGGACATATTCCACCTAGGAAGCCAACGGCAGCTCCAGCTAATAATGCGGCGTGATTGATCATCGGTAGGAGACAATACCCATCCACTCTTTTGGATATCTGTGGACGAAGAGGCGTTTGTTCCGCGGTGTTTCTCGCTGTGACAGGACTTACTTCTTTTAGATCAGTATGACGTCTCCGGCTAAATTCCGAAAGGACAAGGAGATTATAGCCGAATATGAAACGCAAGTCAAAGGTAAGTGAAATGTGTCGCTAATGTGTTTTTCCTGCACGGCTACCATTGTGTTTCTTGTTGGATGGGTTACAGTGCATGTATGAGCGCAAGTGGTGCAAACGCAGTCGTATTTACCAAAGAAAAACGCTATTTATTTGACTTTGTCAGAAACAATGCTAGCTCGTCACTACATGTGGCAGTGTGTCCAAACGGAATGATGGATGTGCGGTCGGTCAGTCAGTCAGTCGCCTGTTTGAGAAGCGATATTCTCAATCAATACTAACTCAAACTGGGTTTTACTATTAAACATATGTCATTTCTGTGacgtttgtgttgtttttttgttgtgtttcctTCAGTCAGCTTGTGTAGGTTGTACGTATAGTCAAGGCAGGGCGTTTTCTTTTGCCCTGCGCGTCTCTGTGCGAGCTGGTGTGGTGCTGTTCAACATTGATTTTTGAAACATGTCATGCTGGCTGACAGAGATGTTTTGCAGTAGGTCACGGACTTAAGCAACACGTTTAAAGCCgttttgaattttatttgacCGAGAAACGTTCTACTGTCTGTGCGTGAATGAAGTAAAGGTGTGTTGCTCGGTGACAGCTCGGTTATTGCAGTAACCTCATTAATGTTATTCTTACTACGATGTGGTTGGTAACCGTTTAAAGCTCTAGCCTGAAGGCTTCGAGAATATTTTCGCCTATTCTGAGAGGTAATGTAGTATTTAATGAAGTAATTTTAACAGTACACTGTGCttgtttcttttgtgtgtttttgtctcacTGAAGGGATTGTGTTCCCATAGAAACGTCTGTCTGATGAGGCAAAACGAAGCTGTTGATTGACTGATGCACTTCATTAGTGAAGCTCGGTATCACGTTATTCACGCAGTTATGTATTGTGCACTTTGAGTTGAGCAACTGATGAGCCCTGCCTGTTGCTGCTAAGTGAGGGGAAAAGAACCTTTAATAAGAGCCAGTGGGTTTCTCATCTATGAGAGTTTTCATTCAAGTAGGTCATTGTGACATACATATTGCTAAACAGAGCATGAACCTAGTTTAgggtgtttaaatgttttgcattgaAATATAGCTAAAACCGTTCAAACTAGCCTAAGCTGGTATGATGATTTTCCCAGCTTGGTCTTTTAGCTGGTTTTTTTAAAGGGGTTTTCTGTCAGCTTTTCAAGTAATCCGGCTggagaccatcttaaaccagctaaatGAAGCCTGGCCATTAAAAgtcattacaattattaaatatcagTTCTTGTAGTTATGCTCGGCTCACTGGTTTTCAACAAAGGGGGCCAGGGCCCATTAGAGGGCTgcaatatgatttaaaataagttatatgACAAATAAATCTAGCGTAATTAAAATTATAACTAAATGAATATTTCATACGTCATTCATTTTCAGTGTGAGCTGCcaactttataaaaaatattaaaaaaatctattccaCCAATCACAAATTGATGGAAAAGTGATTCATTGGTCACCTGAATGTCTGGATAACCTGAATGTCAATTGCGACTGTTGCCATTTTTTACCTGCCTTTTAAGTTGAGCCTTTTAGTGTCTTTAACAGATGAACTGCAGAACTGAAGAATAATTGCATTCACATCCCTGAGAAATGCTAGCCCCAACACATTGATCTGTTTCAGTTGCTGAAATAAATGCACATCTATAAACCTGATATTAATTCTGCACTATTgttcctcctccagctcctctctCTGGATGCTGTGTCATATCACTTTCTCTTGCCTGTTTGAACCCCCAGCCTCCCTCACAAGCAAATGAATCCCTATTACTCTgccattcctgaaaaaaaaaaaaaaattcttatggaTCAGTTTGATCAAATATCTTGAGATGACAGGATCTGGAAAGAAACAATAATAGGCATGATTTTCTTCTCTCAGGAATTGCAAGGGTGCACACAGAAAAATTGGCTAGATTTCGAAAGCATCCTTGCCTAGTGAAACATCGCTGATTTGGCTTAATAATCTGTCATAAATTAGTGGCAGAAGAGGAAGCAGTAATTGCTTGGTGATCTATTTCTGTGCTGAGGCAACCAGACTTGAGAAGAAAATCTGAAAATGGAGAAGTCAGAGAGAGACACATCAAAGCTGCCTACATTTCTAACTGAATTATCATTGATTAACATCAGCTTGATGCAGAACATAGAGTTTTTCCATCAAAATCATGCTCTTATTCTCAGTGCCCTGGAGTCGGTGCTATAAGCTATTAACAGTATCTCAATGATCAGACTCTTTTCAGCCATTCTCAGTACCTTGGCTTCTCCATTCAGATTTTTTATAAAGGAATCACAAATGAGACCAACTCAAAGGCTCACTTATGGCTCAGGTACAAGCTTCT encodes:
- the LOC113055233 gene encoding protein FAM72A-like, which translates into the protein MSTSNFKNKCVTQVNCIYCDNLLCMRGMKAVLLADTEIELFSTDIPPNRTVDFVASCYSTESCKCKLRDIACLKCGNVVGYHVVAPCKPCLLSCNNGHFWMFNSEAVSTINRLDATGQNLLLWGDLPELEDSDDESLDSLSEEEYLR